One window of Pseudanabaena sp. FACHB-2040 genomic DNA carries:
- a CDS encoding helix-turn-helix domain-containing protein — protein MPAPYSADLRQRILAAYQSHEGSQRELAQRFKVSLSFVRDLLRRYRESGDIKPKGHGGGNQPKLSAVHLEKVRHLVEQNSDLFLHELCEQLEAQCGVSVSVTTMHRVVGQLNLSVKKTLTASEQLSDRVKQLRFNYRDWSFTVAPRNLVFVDQAGVNLALTRLRGRSPKRERAHDSTPRNQGQNVSLLGALSMEGLVAT, from the coding sequence ATGCCAGCCCCGTACTCTGCCGATTTACGCCAACGTATCCTGGCTGCCTATCAATCTCATGAAGGGTCGCAACGCGAACTTGCTCAACGTTTCAAAGTAAGCCTTTCCTTTGTTCGAGACCTGCTGCGCCGCTACCGGGAAAGCGGAGACATAAAGCCCAAAGGACATGGCGGCGGCAACCAACCGAAGCTGAGTGCAGTTCACCTGGAGAAGGTGCGGCACCTAGTCGAGCAAAACAGCGACCTCTTCCTGCATGAGCTATGCGAGCAATTGGAGGCGCAATGTGGTGTAAGCGTGAGCGTGACAACGATGCATCGAGTCGTGGGGCAACTTAACCTCAGCGTCAAAAAAACGCTCACCGCCAGTGAACAACTTAGTGATCGGGTGAAGCAACTGCGCTTTAATTATCGAGATTGGAGTTTCACGGTTGCCCCACGCAACTTAGTGTTTGTCGACCAAGCGGGAGTCAACTTGGCGCTGACCCGGCTGCGAGGACGTTCTCCTAAAAGAGAACGGGCACACGATAGTACCCCTCGCAACCAAGGGCAGAACGTATCGTTGCTGGGAGCTCTTTCTATGGAAGGTTTAGTTGCCACCAT
- a CDS encoding TetR/AcrR family transcriptional regulator: MSRPTEPQKKAELVEKCLEVAIEAGALDASINAIAKRIGTSGRMLVYHFGSKQELERQVIARLEVRLREQLQSLQNTAVANADTVAESLLAMWQQFTAPEMQGWLKLTMDLNLRAMQGDAETQQFLERETQQWIESLTVLTQDEAVARSLFHLFQGVTLDFLTTGNAQRGEQSIQSFLATLKLVHPE; encoded by the coding sequence ATGAGTCGACCCACCGAACCTCAAAAGAAAGCTGAGTTGGTAGAAAAGTGCCTGGAGGTGGCCATTGAGGCGGGCGCGTTGGACGCTAGCATTAACGCGATAGCCAAGCGGATTGGCACCAGCGGGCGCATGCTGGTCTACCACTTTGGCTCGAAGCAAGAGCTAGAGCGCCAGGTGATTGCCCGGCTAGAGGTACGTCTGCGCGAACAGCTGCAGTCGCTGCAAAACACAGCCGTAGCAAATGCCGATACTGTTGCCGAGTCTCTGCTGGCGATGTGGCAGCAATTTACCGCCCCAGAAATGCAGGGCTGGCTGAAGCTGACGATGGATCTCAACCTGCGAGCCATGCAGGGGGATGCTGAAACTCAGCAGTTTCTAGAGCGCGAAACCCAGCAGTGGATTGAGTCGCTAACGGTGTTGACGCAGGATGAGGCGGTGGCGCGATCGCTGTTTCACCTATTTCAGGGGGTCACTCTCGACTTTCTGACCACGGGCAATGCGCAGCGAGGTGAGCAGAGCATCCAGTCATTTTTGGCTACGCTAAAATTGGTCCACCCCGAATAG
- a CDS encoding SDR family oxidoreductase, which produces MATYLITGANRGIGYEYCRQLQARGETVIAICRSVSQELKQLGVQVEEGIDVTSDASVADLQHRLKGTSIDVLINNAGILKRVTLENLDFESIREQFEVNALGSLRVTHALLSNLRAGSKIVLMTSRMGSIGDNTSGSSYGYRMSKVALSMAGKSLAHDLKERGIAVAILHPGLVQTRMTNFTPGGVTPEASVQGLLARIDELNLENTGTFWHANGEVLPW; this is translated from the coding sequence ATGGCAACTTATCTGATTACGGGTGCAAACCGAGGAATTGGTTACGAGTACTGCCGCCAGCTACAAGCTAGGGGAGAGACGGTCATCGCAATCTGTCGCAGCGTCTCCCAGGAGTTGAAACAGCTTGGGGTTCAGGTTGAAGAGGGAATAGATGTCACTTCAGACGCCTCCGTAGCAGATTTGCAGCACCGATTGAAGGGAACTAGCATCGACGTGCTGATAAACAACGCAGGCATTCTGAAACGGGTAACGCTTGAGAACTTGGACTTTGAGAGCATTCGGGAACAGTTTGAGGTCAATGCTTTAGGTTCTCTGCGGGTGACTCATGCACTTCTATCCAATCTCAGAGCGGGTTCCAAGATTGTGTTGATGACGAGTCGTATGGGGTCTATTGGCGACAATACCTCTGGCAGTTCCTACGGCTATCGCATGTCAAAAGTAGCGCTATCAATGGCAGGAAAATCATTGGCGCACGATCTCAAGGAGCGTGGTATTGCCGTAGCGATTCTACACCCTGGCCTAGTTCAAACCCGCATGACGAACTTTACACCGGGTGGCGTCACACCAGAGGCCTCTGTACAGGGGCTGCTGGCTCGAATTGACGAGCTAAACCTAGAGAACACGGGCACTTTCTGGCACGCGAATGGAGAAGTCCTGCCTTGGTAA
- a CDS encoding TetR/AcrR family transcriptional regulator, which translates to MVRQKTLEPKLGRQDWIKTGLAVLAESGVEAVRVEPIAKRMNVTKGSFYWHFKDRNDLLDAILAEWVQIDTSRIIEQVNQTDAEPKTKLLRLFELAIADDGLILGLSDGRIENAIRAWATNDTKVAAVLAQVDRQRLDYTKSLFVEIGFSEPESLTRARLAYYSLVGEFAIGVRTNQVDRLAEIRLQHTILTTFIHE; encoded by the coding sequence ATGGTTAGGCAAAAGACGCTAGAACCCAAGCTCGGTAGGCAAGATTGGATCAAGACAGGGTTAGCTGTCTTGGCAGAAAGTGGGGTGGAAGCTGTCCGGGTGGAACCGATAGCGAAGCGGATGAACGTAACTAAAGGAAGCTTCTATTGGCACTTTAAGGATCGCAATGATTTGTTAGATGCGATCTTGGCGGAGTGGGTGCAGATCGATACAAGTCGGATTATCGAGCAAGTGAATCAGACTGATGCCGAGCCAAAAACGAAGCTATTGCGACTATTTGAACTGGCGATCGCGGATGATGGTCTGATTCTAGGACTCTCAGACGGCAGAATTGAGAATGCCATTCGCGCTTGGGCAACGAATGATACGAAAGTTGCAGCAGTATTGGCACAGGTCGATCGGCAACGGCTCGACTATACTAAAAGCCTATTTGTCGAAATTGGGTTTTCTGAACCTGAATCTTTGACGCGCGCGCGTCTGGCTTACTATTCATTAGTCGGTGAATTTGCGATCGGGGTGCGAACCAATCAAGTCGATCGTTTAGCCGAAATTCGACTACAGCACACTATTCTAACTACTTTTATTCATGAGTGA
- a CDS encoding DUF6463 family protein, whose amino-acid sequence MLRIAGRCWIAIAIIHVAVGLAIYFPQWQAIAQAGWFNVVAPDPLAPVFDREDAIWFMTITPFLLILGQLCLWADQQKLTLPISVSGILLASSITGIFFIPISGFWLVLIPSVMMLYSSKAAKLNTNNVWED is encoded by the coding sequence GTGTTAAGAATTGCTGGACGATGCTGGATAGCGATCGCAATCATTCATGTGGCAGTTGGACTAGCTATATATTTTCCACAGTGGCAGGCGATAGCTCAGGCGGGTTGGTTTAACGTAGTGGCTCCCGATCCATTAGCCCCCGTTTTTGATCGAGAAGATGCAATTTGGTTCATGACGATTACACCATTTCTCTTGATATTAGGTCAGTTATGTTTGTGGGCTGATCAGCAAAAACTCACATTGCCTATTTCAGTGAGTGGAATCCTACTTGCATCCTCGATTACAGGGATTTTCTTCATCCCAATCTCTGGATTTTGGTTGGTGTTAATTCCGAGTGTAATGATGCTTTACTCGTCGAAGGCAGCAAAACTCAATACTAATAATGTTTGGGAAGATTGA